GGGTGCCCCAGCGGTAGGCGTCGAGCTCGTCGAGAAGTCCGTAGACGCCCTTCGACTGGGTGCTCTGGTTGGCGTTGTCAGTTGCCACGTAGGTTCGGTAGCGCGCGTCTCGCAGGTCGGGGTCGATGCGCGGCGCAAGGGTGGCGCTCGGGAAGGTCGGCGTGATGGGAACCAGCAGATCCACGCCTGCGGAGATCGGCAGGGCAAGGCTCTCATGCCAGGGCTGGTGGGTCTCGGAGAGCATCTTCCAGGCCAGCTTGCGGCTGTAGCTGTGGCACGTCTCGTGCACGGCCGTGGGAAGCGCCGCAACGATTTCGGCGGGTGTGCCGCCTGGGACGAAGTCCATGAAGTCGGTCTGGCTCATCGAGATCGAGCGGTCGGGTAGTCGATACGCCCAGGGGCTCGATTCGTAGCGATCGATGATGGCCCGTCCGTCGGGGGCGTATCGGGCCAGGACCTCGAGCGCAAAGGCGCGCGCCTGCGTCGACGGTGCCGCAGCCGCCGACAGGATGACGAGAGCGACGGCTGCTGCCGTCGCTCCCGCGATACGTACCCATCGACCTCTGGTGCTTTGTGTGGCGCGCATGCCTGTCGTCTTGGACTCGGGTCTTGCTCGCCCCTGCTACTGCTGCGGCGTGCTGCCCACCACGGTGCGCACGACGTCGAACGGCTTGCTCGAGTTCATCCCGTCGACCCGCACGGCGAGGTTGAGCAGGCGCTGCGACGAGATGGAGTTGTCCGGGTTGATATCGACCTGACGCGCGATGCCCTTCAGTGACATCGAGACCTTGCGGCCGTTGCCCCACAGGATGCGCGAGCCCTCGACCTGCAGGTTTCCATTGGGCTCGATGGCGGTCACGCGAACCGTCATCTGCGAGGTGATGGTCTGGGCCTGCTTGTTTGTGTCGCTGTCGTCGGTTGAGCTCGACCCGTTCTTCTCGAACCCCGGGATGAAGGTCAGCAGGCCCGCGCCGGCCGAGGTCTTCCAGGTGCTCTGGCGCTTCTTGGTCGAGGTCACCGCGGTGTCCACCGTCACCGTCTCGCTCAAGACGACGGTGAGCATGTCTCCCACCACGACCTTGCTGCTGGTGCCGAACAGGTCGATGGGCTGATCCTTGGCCATGATCACGTCGGCATATCCTGCCGCGGTGCGCAGCAGCACCCACGCCGTCACGAAGCACGTCATCATCAGTACGAGGTGTAGCCTCTTCATCAGCTTCGACCCGCCTTTCCCGTTGCGTTCAACGATCTTCTCCTGGGGCTTCACGCTCACGTCCATTGCATTCATGGCTCGGGCTCCACAGCGACCTCGCGGTCGTTCTTCACGGTGGCGAACAGGATGCGGTAGGGACCTTGAACAGCCACCCGCACCCGATCTCCCTGGTTGGCGTCCTGCTGCATCGTGCCCATCAGCACGATGTTCAACCCGCTGCCCTGCAGCTGCACGTGCACCGGGTCACCCGTCTTCAAGATGGCCGATGGCTTGCCGAGCTGCGTCGTGGTTGCGGCGGTGTCGAGGCCCACCTGCACCTGCACGAGCACCTCGTCGACGATGACCCCGCCCACGACCAGCGACACGGGCACGTTCAGCCTTCCGCGAAAGCCCGGACGCGGTGCGAGGGCACCCGCGGGCCAGTGGGGCTTGAGGGTCACGCCACCAGACGGCACCAGTCGGTCGGGAATGCTGTAGACGCTTCTGACGTCGGCAGGGCGAGCCGTCAGCGCAGTGCTGACGAACCCTTCCGCCGCGGTATTCACCCGCGGGCCCGGCACGGTCTGCACCGGGGCCGCAAGGCTTGCCGTCTGCAGCGCAAGAAGTGCGGCGATGGCGATGAGGGCTGTGCGAAGCGCTGACATCGCGGCACCCTCCTACTGCTTGAGGTTCGCCAGGATGCCGAGCATTCGGTCGGCTCCCTGAATGACCTTCGAGTTGATTTCGTACGCGCGCTGGGCGGTCATCATGTTGACCATCTCCTCGACCACCTGCACGTTCGACATCTCGAGGAATCCCTGGCTCACCGTTCCGGTTCCAGTGGTTCCGGGGTTGCTCAGGGTCGGCGTTCCGGACGCGGGCGTCTGCAAGTAGAGGTTCTGGCCGATGGACTGCATCCCGGCGGTGTTCGGGAAGCGCGCGAGGGTGAGCTGACCGATATCGTTGGGCTGGGTCGCCCCTGCCTGCTGCACGCTGATCTTGCCGTCGGTGCCGATGATGACCTGTGTGGCGTCGGCCGGAATGGCCACCGCGGGCTGGAGCGGATAGCCATCGGAGGTCACCAGGTTGCCGCTGGCGTCTCGCTGCAGGTTTCCGTCACGCGTGTATGCGGTCGTGCCGTTCGGCAGAAGCACCTGCATGAAGCCCTCGCCCTGGATGGCGATGTTCAGCGGGCTGCCCGTCTGCTGGAAGACCCCCTGGGTCATCACGCGGGTGGTCGATGCGACCTTCGTGCCCATCCCGGTAGAGCTTCCCACGGGAAGCGTGCCGCCGGAGGCGAGGGTCTGACCCGCGGGCTTCTCGGTCTGGTACATCAGGTCCTGAAAGCCGAGCCGCATCTTCTTGAAGCCGTGGGTACCCTGGTTCGCAAGGTTGTTGGCGATGGTATCGATGTTCTGCTGCTGGGCACCCATTCCGCTCGCTGCCGTGTAGAGCGACATCATCATGGCTTCGGTATGCCTCCGTCCGCTTGTGTCACGCGGCCAGCTGTCCCGTTGTCCGGTGCTCGCCCGCCAGGCTGGGAGCCTGTTGCTCTGGGCGGCCTGCCGAATCGGTCGCTGCCGTCGGTGACCCTACTATCGGACACTTCGCTGCGAGAATTAACTGCCTGGCGCGGCTAAAGTTTCAGGCAAACAGGCCGACAACAAGGCCGAGGCGCGGTCGGATATCGCACCGTGCCCTCCTCGCGCAGCCTCGACCTGGTCGAGTGCCCGCTTGAAGCAGAGACAGGAGATCTCGCGCCATGCACATCCCGGTACTTGCGGCGATCCAGGGCCTCTCGATGCTCAGTCACATGTTTCATCTCGACGGCAGCGCGCCCGCTCCCAGAGCGGCGGCAAAGCCAGGTGGAGCCTGCGTGACGCGGAGTGGACAGGTGGCCGACTTCAACAGCGCCATGCAGCTGCAGGGCCTTCTGAAGACCGTGGGCCATCACCTCACCGAGGACCAGCGACAGCAGGTCGGGCAGCTCGTTCACAACGGGGCTGCGCCGCAGGCGATACACATGCTGCAGCAGGTTGCGAACGCGTACGCAGCGCCCGTTGGCGGGCCGTTGAGCGGCGCGGGCCTCTATGCCTTCACCCCGCCGATGATTCGAGGGCAGCTCTGAGCTCGAGCCCCGTGGGGGTTGGAGGAAGGCGTTGCGCGTCGGCCTAATAGTCGACGCAGACCCAGACGCTCGGCGCGCACGCAGACGCGTCTGCATCGTGGTCGCAGACGATTGAACGGGAGACGGGCGTGACCGAGCCCATCGCTTCACGGGCGACTGAGCGCCCTCCTCGGCTCTGCCTGCTCGTGCTCAACGACGTGGTGAACGACGGGCGCGTGCAGCGCTCAGCGGGGGCCGCCGCCGCCCACGGCTTCGAGGTGCTGGTGATCGGGGTGCGCTCTTCCCGCGCACCAGACGCTGAGCGCATCAACGGTGTCCCCGTGGTGCGCATTGCGCCAGGGGGCGCCGTGCTCTCTCGGGAGCAGATCGCGCGGCTCGAGGCACGCCCGAAGCCGGCGGTTGCGCCGGCTCACGGAGAGGGGCACATCGTCGCCTCCGCCGGTGAGGCAGCGCGCGCCCCGGGTCGCTGGAAGCAGTTCCAGAAAGCCTACGATGAAGCGGTAACCTTTCCGCTGCGGCGCAATCGCCTCTATCAGACGCTGAACACATACGACAAGCGCTTGAGACGAGCGCTCAAGCGCATGCGCTCGGGTGATGTCTTCGGCCCGATGCCGCCCGCGCTCGACGGGCTCGCGCGTCGACTCGCAGATGTGTCGGTCTGGGAGCAGAGCCGGCGGCACATGGGTGATCATGATGCCATCGTGCATGACCAGGTTCATCTGGGACAGAGCTTTGCGGCGCAGGCGCTGGCGTTCGAGCCCGATATCGTGCACTGCAACGATCTCGACACGCTGCTGGCGGGCCTGCGCATCAAGCAGGCTCGTGGCGGTCGCTGCGCCCTGATCTACGATGCCCACGAGCTGTGGACCGAGCAGCACGCCCCTCGTCGCGCCAGAGAGGAGCGCACCGAGGCGTACTACGCCTTCTACGACGATCTGCTCGTGGCCATGGCGCCTTTGATCGATGGGGCCATCACGGTGAACCCCACCATTGCCGCGGTGCTCGAGAGCCGATGCCCCCCTCTGTCTGTGGAGGTTGTGCTGAACTGTCCGCGTCGCGTCGACGGTGCGCTGCGCCGAGATGGTCCGTTGCGCCAGCTTGCGCAGGATCGCGTCGTCGTGCTCATACACGGGGGGCTCATCGCTGCCGATCGGGGGCTGGCCGAGCTCATGGCGGCTGCGCCGCTGCTTGAGCGCGCGCTGCTCGTGTTCCGCGGAAACGGCTCGATGCGCCCTGAGCTCGAGCGAACGGCGCAGGCGCTGGGCCTGCTGGGTACGCACGTCGTGTTCGAGGACCTGGTGGCCCTCGACGCGGTGATCGAGGCCGGTGCGGAAGCCGACATCGGGGTGATTCCATACAAGCCCACGGGCATCAACAACCTGCTGTGCTCCCCCAACAAGCTGTTTGAGTACATGATGAGCGGTCTTGCAGTGGCCGCGAGTGATCTTCCGGAGCTGCGCCGGGTCATCTCCGGCAATGACGCGGGCGTGCTCTTCAACCCGAATCGCCCGGCCTCCATCGCTGCGGCCATCAATGCCCTCACCCACGACAGGGAGCGACTGGAGGTCTGTCGCGCCAACGCGCGACGGGCCGCGCTCGATCGATATTGCTGGGAGGCGCAGTCGAGCGTGCTCCTCGACGTCTACACCCGCGCGCTCAGCGCGGTGGGGCGGCTCCCTGCTTCGTAGGGGCGATCGACGAAGCAGCGGAACCAGATCTCGAGGGTCATCCACCGCCAGATGAGCCAGCTGTGATCGGCCTCTCCCTCGAGATGCTCGCGCAGTCGCCGCTCCACCATCTCGGGACGCAGCACCTGGCGCCGCCGCGTCTGTTCGGAGAGCAGCAGCTCGCGGGCAAACTCGCGCAGCGTTCCCCGGAGCCATGCGGCCAGCGGTGTCGGGTACCCCTTCTTGTCGCGGCGCAGCCGTACGGGCTCTGGCAGCACGCCGGCCATGGCATCGCGCAGCAGCGCCTTTGTCGTGGCCCCTTTGATCTTCTCTTCGAAGGGGAGCCCCATGACGAACTCCACCAGGTTGACGTCGAGGAACGGGGTGCGCGCCTCGATGCCGAAGGCCATGGAGCTGCGGTCTTCATAGTGCAGCAGTCCCGGGATCGAGGTGTGCAGCAGCGCGTCGGCCAGGGTCTGGTTCAGTGGGTCGGTGTACCATGTCGGCGCGTTCTCGCGGTGGGCGGGGTGAGCGGCAGCCTGGGCGGCAAATGCCGGATGGATCGACGACTCGACCGGCATGCGCCAGGGTGTGACCCGCCGTCGCGGCGCGCCCATCAGCCATGCGGTGGCTGCCAGACGCAGCAGTCGAGGCAGTCCGCGTTCGAAGGTCTGGCCGGTGAGCGTGCTGATCTCGGCGTACTCGCGACGCAGGCGATCCCGTGTCGGCCCGAGTCCACGTGCGCGGGCGCTCACCGCGATGGCGCGCAGGTAGGCCCCGAAGTAGGGGAAGTAGCCGCCCAGCAGCTCGTCTCCCCCCTGGCCATCGAGAAGCACCTTCACCCGACCGTGAGCGGTCTGCATCACGTTCCACTGCGAGAAGATGCCCGGGGCCGCCGCAGGGATGTCCTGATGATGGATCATGGCCTCGAGAACCGTGGGCAGGTCGGCGCCATCGGGGTGCACCCAGTACGGCTCGAGCGCGCAGCTGTTCTGCATCTCCTCGATGAAGCCGCGCTCGTCACAGTCCGGGTCATCGTAGATCGATGAGAACGTCCGCAGCGGGGTGTCGCGCAGGCGGCTGGCCACTGCCGCGATGCTGCTCGAGTCGAGCCCGCCGGACAGGCACGTCCCCACGGGCACGTCGCTGCGCAGCCGAAGGCGAACGGCGTTGCCGAAGAGCGTGGCGAAGGTCTCGATCGGGGCGGTTCCCGCTGCCTTCTCACGCCAGCGTTCGGGGGTCACGTGCCAGTAGCGCGAGACCTCCACGCGTCCGTCTCTCACCCGCATGTGATGGGCTGGCGGCAAGGCGAGGATGTCGCGGAAGAACGTCTCATCGGTGTCTCCGAAGAGGCCGCTGGCGACGAAGTTCTGGAGGTAGCCGGGGTGGGGGCGGTTTGCGTGGGGCGCGGCCGCGAGGATGCCCTTCATCTCTGAGGCGAAGATGAGCTGGCCGTTGGTGAGGGCATAGTAGAAGGGCTTCACACCGAAGCGGTCGCGCGCGCAGTACAGGGTTCGT
The sequence above is a segment of the Pseudomonadota bacterium genome. Coding sequences within it:
- the asnB gene encoding asparagine synthase (glutamine-hydrolyzing), which codes for MCGIAGVVSLDGRPIDPTHIARMNQAQLHRGPDGGGEWFGVGVALGHRRLTIIDLSDEAAQPFASADGRYVVTYNGEIYNYRELRQELEALGRHFRSTSDTEVLLAAYETWGAEALTRFNGMWAFAIWDCQERTLYCARDRFGVKPFYYALTNGQLIFASEMKGILAAAPHANRPHPGYLQNFVASGLFGDTDETFFRDILALPPAHHMRVRDGRVEVSRYWHVTPERWREKAAGTAPIETFATLFGNAVRLRLRSDVPVGTCLSGGLDSSSIAAVASRLRDTPLRTFSSIYDDPDCDERGFIEEMQNSCALEPYWVHPDGADLPTVLEAMIHHQDIPAAAPGIFSQWNVMQTAHGRVKVLLDGQGGDELLGGYFPYFGAYLRAIAVSARARGLGPTRDRLRREYAEISTLTGQTFERGLPRLLRLAATAWLMGAPRRRVTPWRMPVESSIHPAFAAQAAAHPAHRENAPTWYTDPLNQTLADALLHTSIPGLLHYEDRSSMAFGIEARTPFLDVNLVEFVMGLPFEEKIKGATTKALLRDAMAGVLPEPVRLRRDKKGYPTPLAAWLRGTLREFARELLLSEQTRRRQVLRPEMVERRLREHLEGEADHSWLIWRWMTLEIWFRCFVDRPYEAGSRPTALSARV
- the flgG gene encoding flagellar basal-body rod protein FlgG, whose amino-acid sequence is MMMSLYTAASGMGAQQQNIDTIANNLANQGTHGFKKMRLGFQDLMYQTEKPAGQTLASGGTLPVGSSTGMGTKVASTTRVMTQGVFQQTGSPLNIAIQGEGFMQVLLPNGTTAYTRDGNLQRDASGNLVTSDGYPLQPAVAIPADATQVIIGTDGKISVQQAGATQPNDIGQLTLARFPNTAGMQSIGQNLYLQTPASGTPTLSNPGTTGTGTVSQGFLEMSNVQVVEEMVNMMTAQRAYEINSKVIQGADRMLGILANLKQ
- a CDS encoding glycosyltransferase; the encoded protein is MTEPIASRATERPPRLCLLVLNDVVNDGRVQRSAGAAAAHGFEVLVIGVRSSRAPDAERINGVPVVRIAPGGAVLSREQIARLEARPKPAVAPAHGEGHIVASAGEAARAPGRWKQFQKAYDEAVTFPLRRNRLYQTLNTYDKRLRRALKRMRSGDVFGPMPPALDGLARRLADVSVWEQSRRHMGDHDAIVHDQVHLGQSFAAQALAFEPDIVHCNDLDTLLAGLRIKQARGGRCALIYDAHELWTEQHAPRRAREERTEAYYAFYDDLLVAMAPLIDGAITVNPTIAAVLESRCPPLSVEVVLNCPRRVDGALRRDGPLRQLAQDRVVVLIHGGLIAADRGLAELMAAAPLLERALLVFRGNGSMRPELERTAQALGLLGTHVVFEDLVALDAVIEAGAEADIGVIPYKPTGINNLLCSPNKLFEYMMSGLAVAASDLPELRRVISGNDAGVLFNPNRPASIAAAINALTHDRERLEVCRANARRAALDRYCWEAQSSVLLDVYTRALSAVGRLPAS